The following is a genomic window from Patagioenas fasciata isolate bPatFas1 chromosome 1, bPatFas1.hap1, whole genome shotgun sequence.
TACTAAAGGCACTTTAATTCTAGTTCCTTTAATTTCTACAAACCTGTTCTCCACCTGTCCAACACACATGTTCAACAGCAGATCGAAAGATCAGAAGATACTTTGTTACCTTTGCTTTATCTAGATATCAATAAGTCAGTCTTCTCCCAGATAACTGGACTTGGCTCACAGTCCTTGGCTGGGACCTACTATTGTTTATTTTGTGTACCTATACACAGTTTTTCTATCTGTATGGGCTTATGTGCACTTACATGTAGATCCCATGTGCTGTACACCATGTATAGGCATGGCTGCATATCTCTAGCTGTTGTGATTATTGCTTCTTTCTACgcacagcaaaatatttttcttcctatttgtaAATAAGTGTCAGAATATTTTCCATTAATCCCAGTCTTGTGGAAAATTTTGTAATCATTCGTTGATTTGGGGTTTCAAGTAAGATCAGCTTGTAGAGACTGAGGATATTCACTGTTTCTTCTCACTGTTTCACTTGTCTCCTCCTTCTAGCGTGAGTGCATCTCTGTTCACATTGGCCAAGCTGGAGTTCAAATTGGCAACGCATGTTGGGAACTCTTCTGTCTGGAGCACGGTATTCAGCCAAACGGCACTTTCACCGACCAACCCAACAATGATGACTCTTTTGCCACATTCTTCAGAGAGACAAGTGCTAGAAAATACGTGCCCCGGGCTATTATGGTGGACTTGGAGCAAACTGTAATAGGTCAGTATAGAACTAATATTAATTAACTCTTCTGGGTGCCAAAGTTCAGATTGCTGAATAGCAGGACAATGCCCTGTCCATTAGGGATGATCCCAAAATGCAGGCAAAATGTACAGATTTTAAGTTTTTAATACCAGATATTACTAAAAGCTCTGTTATTCTCGATGAAAAGATGAAAACTGGACTGCATGCTGTCATGTGTGCTCTACTAATCATTAATAAAATCAAAAGTTCACTGTTGCTTAAACCTCCACAAGATATGAGTACAATTtagctttcttaaagaaattcctttctggtatattttttttttttgtgatgttgtttttcctttgctaACAGATGGAAAATGCTTTCCTCCACATTCATATGTAAGAGACAAGCATGAAGAATCAGACAACAGAAGTGTCCTGACAGATTTTCAGGGGAAACCACAGTTTTGCTCTTGCAAATCTCCTCTTTTTCCAGTCATTGTCCTGAAGGTTCTAATGGATCTTCATCTGATCAGTATATAGAGTGGAAATTTTACCACAGCATGGCACAGCCCTCCTGTGATGAACGAATTCATTTGTATAACACAGCAGCTTACACTTAGAGCAGAgtccacttctttttttcaataCTGAGAACATCTCAGAATATACTCCTTACCTCTGTACTTTGTTTTTCAACATACAGGTCTTCCATAGCATTTTCTGCCAACATAAAATGCTCCATTTGTTTCGCAAACCCTACCAGCCTTGGTGAATTATCTCTTCCAAGCTTATGCTTTTTCTCTCTTGTGCAGATGAAGTGCGGACTGGCACCTACCGGCAGCTTTTCCATCCAGAACAGCTGATCAGTGGAAAGGAAGATGCAGCAAATAATTATGCACGTGGCCACTACACCATTGGCAAAGACAAAATCGACAAGACATTAGATCGTATCCGCAAGATGGTATGCCCTATTATATTGAAAGCAAGACCTTAGGAGAGTGGGAGGGGAAATAAACaccacatacttttttttttttgatagtggCTCTTGTTTTGCATTTACTATTGTCATTGGCTCAGAACAGAAAAATGCAGGCCCTATCCCATCTTGGTTTTCATATGAATGAAAGACTTAAATGCAACATCTCAAATATTACTACAGCATTATTATTGTAAGAAAAACATCAATATTGTTCTATTGATGCGCTAGCCTGACATTTACAGGGGAAAAGAGACAATGAGAATTTTCTGGGAAGACTGCTGACTTTTGTGTTGTGCACTGGGTGTGGGTGTTGCTCGCTCTGTCTGAGGGTATAATTTAAAGATATGTTCACTTATTCTTTCACTTTTCCTGTTGGCTTCCAGGCTGATGCCTGTTCTGGGCTGCAAGGATTCCTGATCTTCCACAGCTTTGGTGGGGGTACTGGCTCTGGCTTTACCTCCTTGCTGATGGAACGCCTCTCCATGGATTATGGAAAGAAGTCCAAACTGCAGTTTGCCATCTACCCAGCTCCTCAGGTCTCCACCGCTGTGGTGGAGCCCTACAATTCCATCCTGAACACGCACACCACTCTGGAGCATTCGGACTGCGCATTCATGGTGGATAATGAGGCCATCTACGATATCTGCTGTCAAAACCTGGACATCGAGCGTCCCACTTACACTAACCTCAACCGCCTGATCAGCCAGATTGTCTCCTCCATCACCGCCTCGCTACGCTTTGATGGTGCCCTCAATGTGGATCTGCCAGAGTTCCAGACAAATCTGGTGCCCTACCCACGCATCCACTTCCCCTTAGTGACCTACGCCCCCATCATCTCCTCTGACAGAGCATTTCATGAGCAGCTCTCGGTGGCTGAAATCACCAGCGCCTGCTTTGAGCCCAACAACCAGATGGTGAAGTGTGACCCAAGACAAGGGAAGTACATGGCCTGTTGCTTGCTCTACCGTGGTGACGTAGTCCCCAAAGACGTCAACATAGCAATTACTGCCATCAAGACCAACAGATCTGTCCAGTTTGTTGACTGGTGTCCAACAGGCTTCAAGGTGAGTGCAGCTGCTGTGAATTTCTCTTTAATGTTTAAAGGACAACTTCAGTCTAGCAGAAAACTTGTACTTAAAGTTCTAATCTTGCATGTTTTGCACTTGTAAGAAGAAATGTAAGAAAGGTCTGTGTATATAAAACGTGCCTTTTCTCCTTTGGACAACACATTGACACAGACTacgaaatatttaaataaatgggAACATATACAGTATTGCTATTTTCAGTAACAGGAGAATGTCAACCCCATAAGactttaaatttaaataaattgcaTTTTGGAAGAAAGATCAATGCAAGGTCTATACTCTGAAGATGCTGAGACACTGGAGAATGTCCTTCatgagattttaaaaaacaaaccacccaaacaaaaaatccccaaagttATCGGTGCTGTATTGTAGGCAAGTGAAACATTTCTACATCTCCATGGAgagagatttttttcattgtCCCAAATTTTCCCATGCCTTCTGACATATTTGTATGAGTTTTTCTTCATTTAGAGTCCAGTTCTGGTTGTTTTCCCCTCTTTGTTTTTTTACCTTGAGTGAGGGTAAGGAATTGACTTGTGCACAGAAAAATAGCTTGAATGGCATTAGACTTAACACTGATGTGATTTTGGTTTTTCCCTACctcttttcctccccccaccaatGGTTTTACAATTTCCTTACCCTATTTATTGTTCAATTTTGTCCTTTTCTCATAACTCTTTTTATTCCTCCATATTTTCTATTGATATTTGCAGGTTGGGATCAACTATCAGCCTCCTACAGCTTCACCAGGAGGAGATCTAGCCCAAGTTCAGCGAGCAGTCTGCATGCTGAGCAACACCACGGCCATTGCAGAGGCCTGGGCGAGGCTGGATCACAAGTTTGATCAGCTGTATGCCAAGAGAGCTTTTGTGCACTGGTATGTGACTGAGGGCATGGAAGAAGAAGAATTCTCAGAGGCCCGAGAAGACCTGTCTGCCCTGGAGAAAGACTATGAAGAAGTGGGAACTGACTCATATGAAGAAAATGATGGAGAGGAATCTTAAAATTCACTCTGGCCTTTCCAGTGCATAAGATTGCATCTATgtctcttttttgtgtgtgtgtggctgcatttCTGCTTGGTGCTCACACACCTAATCCATTGCTATCTTAGTAGACTGTTATCCACTATGAGGTCACAAGGCAGTAAACGTAGGATATATGACCAGCTAATCATTAGTCACTTTGCCTCAGAGGGTAACAGGCTTCATATTGTAGGAGTTTCatactgtatgaggttcaacaaggccaagtgctgggtcctgcacttgggtcacaacgaccccaggcagcgctacaggttcGAGGAGGAGTGACTGGAgacctgcctggcagaaaaggacctgggagtgttgattgacagccggctgaatatgagccagcagtgtgcccaggtggccaaaaaggccaacagcatcctggcttgtatcaggaatagtgtggccagcaggactagagaagtgattgtgccacggtactcagtgctggtgaggccccaccttgaatcccatgttcagttttgggcccctcatcataagaaggacattgaggtgctggagagaattcagaggagggtgacaaagctggtgaggggcctggagcacaagtctgatgaggagcggctgagggaactggggctgtttagcctggagaaaaggaggctgaggggagaccttatcgctgtctacaactacctgaaaggaggttgtagcatgggagTGGTCTGTCtcctctcctgagtagcaagtgataggacaagaggaaatggcctcaagttgtgccagacgaggtttagattggatgttaggaaaaaatttttcatggagagggttgtcaggcatcagaacaggctgtccagggaagtggtggagtcaccatacctggaggtgtttgaaaaccatttagacaaggttcttagggacatggtttgggctagagttaggttatagttggactttttgatcctgagggtctcttccaaccaaaacgattccatgattctatgcagGACATAAGTATTACCAGCTCCATCAGACTTACTGAGATCACAATAAAtcaaaaccatgaaaaaaaatgtgtgtgatAGGTGTAGGTAGGGTATCTAAGAATACCAGCTATGATTTCAAAGCTTAAGTCTTCATAAggtatatttttgtatatttCCATTGGTTTAGGATTCTAGAACAATATGTTTttaaggcaggcaggcaggtggCCAAGCATGGCCTAAGGTTAAACTAATGGAATAACAAGAGAAACTGTTGGATGTTGCTGACAGTAGAACAGGAAAAGTGGCTGTTCAGCCCTAACCTGCATCTGAACTAATGAGGTAGCAGCAGGAGAAGGGAAGTTTTGGTACCTCCCCCACCTTGAATGTTAGATATCCACAGAAAGTGGGGGTTGACTTAGTGAGAGTACTAACTAAAGCTGAAATTACCAAATAAAGGTGAAAAATTAGCAGAACAGGGCCAGTGGTGAAAAAGAAGGGGACAGCAGGATGTGTCTGTTTAGGAGGGAGGGAAAGCAAGAGAAAGGTAAAGAAAATGTTTGGGGGTACCTCTCAAGCAGCCTCGTGCTTGAACAATGTCTGCATCAAGACCATGAGCCTGTTGGACTGACCTTACCATGTATCCAACTTGCTTCTGAGCTTGTGGTTATGTGGTTATCTGGAAAGTTTCCCTTAACACTGATGAGGAGACACCCTGGAGGAGGTGGAGGACAGACCCAGTATATACCACTGTTATTTTTATGatctttaatttatttaaaaaaaaaaatccatgttttcgCTGAAACATATATTCAGCACATACAACTCCAGCAGGGCTACAGAAATGCATTAGGTTTTGC
Proteins encoded in this region:
- the LOC136103024 gene encoding tubulin alpha-2 chain isoform X1, coding for MSLNICLQKFLSCGLAWKVNWEDLLKNRLQGWVLQVCESRLLVSQRECISVHIGQAGVQIGNACWELFCLEHGIQPNGTFTDQPNNDDSFATFFRETSARKYVPRAIMVDLEQTVIDEVRTGTYRQLFHPEQLISGKEDAANNYARGHYTIGKDKIDKTLDRIRKMADACSGLQGFLIFHSFGGGTGSGFTSLLMERLSMDYGKKSKLQFAIYPAPQVSTAVVEPYNSILNTHTTLEHSDCAFMVDNEAIYDICCQNLDIERPTYTNLNRLISQIVSSITASLRFDGALNVDLPEFQTNLVPYPRIHFPLVTYAPIISSDRAFHEQLSVAEITSACFEPNNQMVKCDPRQGKYMACCLLYRGDVVPKDVNIAITAIKTNRSVQFVDWCPTGFKVGINYQPPTASPGGDLAQVQRAVCMLSNTTAIAEAWARLDHKFDQLYAKRAFVHWYVTEGMEEEEFSEAREDLSALEKDYEEVGTDSYEENDGEES
- the LOC136103024 gene encoding tubulin alpha-2 chain isoform X2, whose translation is MRECISVHIGQAGVQIGNACWELFCLEHGIQPNGTFTDQPNNDDSFATFFRETSARKYVPRAIMVDLEQTVIDEVRTGTYRQLFHPEQLISGKEDAANNYARGHYTIGKDKIDKTLDRIRKMADACSGLQGFLIFHSFGGGTGSGFTSLLMERLSMDYGKKSKLQFAIYPAPQVSTAVVEPYNSILNTHTTLEHSDCAFMVDNEAIYDICCQNLDIERPTYTNLNRLISQIVSSITASLRFDGALNVDLPEFQTNLVPYPRIHFPLVTYAPIISSDRAFHEQLSVAEITSACFEPNNQMVKCDPRQGKYMACCLLYRGDVVPKDVNIAITAIKTNRSVQFVDWCPTGFKVGINYQPPTASPGGDLAQVQRAVCMLSNTTAIAEAWARLDHKFDQLYAKRAFVHWYVTEGMEEEEFSEAREDLSALEKDYEEVGTDSYEENDGEES